A section of the bacterium genome encodes:
- the dapF gene encoding diaminopimelate epimerase — protein MRPEPTGVRFFKMSGGGNDFIAVRDPDFLTPSHVEALCARGHSLGADGAFSIEPLPDTAAPSVRMTYFNGDGTLARLCVNGTRCAALLAFHLGWADDRVTVVTGAGEIDAERTAEFEIALALEPPPERAVEKTVELAGEELRGWFVDTGVPHFVLEWPESLVRAPVNELGPEIRHSHHFDAGANVDFVRVVGPDRLEIRTFERGVEGETLACGTGVLAAAAVAVQLSRAGLPLKALTSGGFELVVSGSVTAERSIEAWTLAGDARLVAEGVLSAGALLLPDPPLWSD, from the coding sequence ATGCGCCCTGAACCGACCGGCGTCCGATTCTTCAAGATGTCCGGCGGCGGCAACGACTTCATCGCGGTCCGGGATCCGGACTTCCTGACTCCGAGCCACGTCGAGGCACTCTGCGCGCGGGGTCACTCTCTGGGTGCGGACGGTGCGTTCTCGATCGAGCCATTGCCAGATACCGCGGCTCCTTCGGTTCGAATGACCTATTTCAACGGCGATGGTACGCTGGCCCGTCTGTGCGTAAACGGCACACGCTGCGCCGCCCTGCTGGCGTTTCACCTCGGCTGGGCCGACGATCGAGTGACGGTCGTCACCGGCGCCGGTGAGATCGATGCCGAGCGAACCGCCGAATTCGAGATCGCGCTCGCCCTGGAACCACCGCCCGAACGCGCGGTCGAGAAGACCGTGGAGCTCGCGGGAGAAGAGCTTCGCGGCTGGTTCGTCGATACCGGAGTACCGCATTTTGTGCTCGAGTGGCCGGAGAGCCTGGTTCGAGCGCCAGTGAACGAGCTCGGTCCGGAGATTCGTCATTCTCACCACTTCGACGCCGGCGCCAACGTCGATTTCGTCCGCGTCGTGGGACCCGACCGGTTGGAGATCAGGACCTTCGAACGAGGTGTCGAGGGCGAGACCCTGGCCTGCGGAACCGGTGTGCTGGCGGCGGCGGCGGTCGCGGTTCAGCTGAGTCGGGCCGGCCTGCCTCTCAAAGCACTCACCAGTGGCGGATTCGAGCTCGTCGTAAGCGGCTCGGTTACGGCCGAGAGATCGATCGAGGCCTGGACGTTGGCCGGAGACGCTCGCCTGGTCGCCGAAGGTGTTCTCTCCGCGGGCGCGCTTTTGCTTCCCGACCCGCCCCTGTGGAGCGACTAG
- a CDS encoding tyrosine--tRNA ligase, giving the protein MSTAFPPVDEQMALISRGAVDLIDEDQLSRKLERSRETGIPLTIKTGFDASAPDLHLGHSVLLRKMKHFQVLGHRVIFLIGDFTAMIGDPTGKKATRPQLTAEEVKANSETYAQQVFHVLDRKRTEIGYNGKWLNALGSVGLIKLAGRYTLARMMERDDFKKRFRDNQAISIHELLYPLLQGYDSIALDADVELGGSDQLVNLLVGRDLMKEEGLEPQCILTVPLLVGLDGVEKMSKSLGNAIGLEEEASEIFGKTMSIPDSLMWDWFLLLTDEPEEAIEDRKRQVASGSQHPKTVKQELARRLTARYRGVEEAERAAAEFDKIFAQGGLPNELPSASNDGEISLGKALAKLDLAGSNREAQRLIEQGAVSIDGEKQTDPFAVLAPRSEPYLVRIGKRRFLNLTVRSAG; this is encoded by the coding sequence ATGTCGACCGCCTTTCCGCCCGTCGATGAGCAGATGGCACTCATCTCCCGCGGCGCGGTCGACCTGATCGACGAGGACCAGCTCAGCCGCAAGCTCGAGCGGTCTCGCGAAACCGGCATCCCGCTGACCATCAAGACCGGTTTCGACGCGTCGGCGCCGGATCTCCATCTCGGTCACAGCGTGCTCCTCCGTAAGATGAAGCACTTCCAAGTTCTCGGCCATCGGGTGATTTTCCTGATCGGCGATTTCACGGCAATGATCGGCGACCCGACGGGCAAGAAGGCGACCCGTCCCCAGCTCACGGCCGAAGAGGTCAAGGCGAACTCGGAGACCTACGCCCAGCAGGTCTTTCACGTCCTCGACCGGAAGCGCACGGAAATCGGCTACAACGGCAAATGGCTGAACGCGCTCGGATCGGTAGGGCTCATCAAGCTCGCCGGGCGCTACACGCTGGCGCGCATGATGGAGCGGGATGATTTCAAGAAACGCTTTCGTGACAACCAGGCGATCTCGATACACGAGCTTCTCTATCCTCTGCTCCAGGGCTACGACTCGATCGCCCTCGATGCCGATGTCGAGCTCGGCGGCTCGGACCAGCTAGTCAACCTGCTGGTCGGTCGCGACCTGATGAAGGAAGAGGGACTCGAGCCCCAGTGCATTCTCACGGTCCCACTCTTGGTCGGCCTGGACGGCGTCGAGAAGATGTCCAAGAGTTTGGGTAACGCCATTGGGCTCGAGGAGGAAGCGTCGGAGATCTTCGGCAAGACCATGTCCATCCCCGACTCCCTCATGTGGGACTGGTTCCTGCTCCTGACCGACGAGCCCGAAGAGGCCATCGAGGACCGAAAGCGGCAGGTCGCAAGCGGCAGTCAACACCCCAAGACGGTCAAGCAGGAGCTGGCACGGCGCTTGACCGCGCGCTATCGAGGCGTTGAAGAGGCCGAGCGGGCCGCGGCGGAGTTCGACAAGATCTTCGCTCAGGGCGGACTCCCAAACGAGCTGCCCAGTGCAAGCAATGACGGCGAGATCTCGCTGGGCAAAGCCCTGGCCAAACTAGACCTCGCCGGCAGCAACCGCGAGGCGCAACGTTTGATCGAGCAGGGCGCGGTCTCGATTGACGGTGAGAAACAGACCGACCCGTTTGCGGTTCTCGCTCCCCGGTCCGAGCCGTACCTCGTGCGAATCGGAAAACGGCGCTTCCTGAACCTGACCGTTCGCTCAGCCGGGTAA
- a CDS encoding ribonuclease HI — protein sequence MAKYKSGPESGVFTDGSANPNPGPGGWGMVWVENGAVRAQSHGHEAHTTNNRMEFTALIEAYRALPEDAEITVHCDSRLCIDTITKWAPNWEKKGWKRKGEPLKNLDLVKELLALYRAHPKCKLVWIAAHSGDRWNEYADSLATAWMRDSV from the coding sequence CTGGCCAAGTACAAGAGCGGACCCGAATCGGGCGTTTTCACCGACGGCAGCGCCAACCCCAACCCCGGCCCCGGCGGTTGGGGCATGGTATGGGTCGAAAACGGCGCGGTTCGTGCCCAGAGCCATGGCCACGAGGCCCACACCACCAACAACCGGATGGAGTTCACGGCGCTGATCGAGGCCTACCGGGCCCTGCCCGAGGATGCCGAGATCACGGTCCACTGCGACAGCCGCCTGTGCATCGACACCATCACCAAGTGGGCGCCCAACTGGGAGAAGAAGGGCTGGAAGCGAAAAGGCGAGCCCTTGAAGAACCTCGATCTGGTCAAAGAGCTCCTGGCTCTCTACCGGGCCCATCCCAAGTGCAAGCTCGTCTGGATCGCGGCGCACTCCGGCGACCGCTGGAACGAGTACGCGGATAGCTTGGCCACGGCCTGGATGCGCGACTCCGTCTGA
- a CDS encoding ribonucleotide-diphosphate reductase subunit beta: MGIINSSKTDPNKILPITYNWAREYYKSGVANNWTPEEVSMQKDIEQWKSRHVLSETERRMIIWNLGFFSTAESLTANNIVLAVYNHITNPESRQYLLRQAYEEAIHTDTFIYCCDSLSLDPEDIFNMYKTIPSIDEKDTFVVDLTKSVFDPTFTTEGTENIRKFVLDLVGFYVLMEGIFFYAGFAMMLALKRQNKMIGIGEQFEYIMRDESLHLAFGCDLINTIKRETPEIWTSSFKDEIVTLVERSVELEKKYAFDACPEGLLGINPEKFAQYVEHIADRRLERIDLTKRYNRDNPFPWMSQATDLAKEKNFFETRVTEYQTGGALTWD; encoded by the coding sequence ATGGGAATCATCAACAGTTCGAAGACCGACCCCAACAAGATCCTTCCGATCACCTATAACTGGGCCCGGGAATACTACAAATCGGGAGTTGCCAACAACTGGACTCCCGAGGAAGTTTCGATGCAGAAAGACATCGAGCAGTGGAAGTCTCGGCATGTGCTCTCGGAGACCGAGCGCCGGATGATTATCTGGAATCTGGGCTTTTTCTCGACCGCGGAATCACTCACCGCCAACAACATCGTGCTGGCGGTGTACAACCACATCACCAACCCCGAGTCCCGTCAGTACCTGCTGCGCCAGGCCTACGAAGAGGCCATCCACACGGATACTTTCATCTACTGCTGTGACAGCCTGAGTCTCGATCCGGAAGACATCTTCAACATGTACAAGACGATTCCGTCCATCGACGAGAAAGACACCTTTGTCGTCGATTTGACCAAGAGCGTCTTCGACCCGACCTTCACCACCGAAGGCACGGAGAACATCCGGAAATTCGTGCTCGACCTGGTCGGTTTCTACGTCTTGATGGAGGGCATCTTCTTCTACGCAGGATTTGCCATGATGCTGGCGCTCAAGCGCCAGAACAAGATGATCGGCATCGGCGAGCAGTTCGAATACATCATGCGCGACGAGAGTCTCCATCTCGCCTTCGGCTGCGATCTCATCAATACCATCAAGAGGGAAACCCCCGAGATCTGGACCAGCTCGTTCAAGGACGAGATCGTAACCCTGGTCGAGCGCTCGGTCGAGCTCGAGAAGAAGTACGCCTTCGATGCCTGCCCCGAAGGCCTTCTCGGAATCAACCCGGAGAAGTTCGCCCAATACGTCGAGCACATCGCGGATCGCCGCCTCGAGCGAATCGACCTCACCAAGCGTTACAACCGGGACAACCCGTTCCCGTGGATGTCCCAGGCGACGGATCTGGCGAAGGAGAAGAACTTCTTCGAGACCAGAGTCACCGAGTACCAAACGGGCGGCGCCCTCACGTGGGATTAA
- a CDS encoding ribonucleoside-diphosphate reductase subunit alpha, with protein MAAMRVVKRTGEIADFDEERIRTAILKAVEARRAELSHREVDEVLGSVVEDIDGRFNEFYPNVENVQDIVEKQLVLKGHYEIAKAYILYRDQRSKVRDQAKRRAIEDARLGKLTVEKRDGRKVLFNFKRIEETIRRRAADRIDDIDTAALVREVINNVYDRIPTSQIDQALILASASFIEKDPAYSFLAGRLLLQKLGKEVVGRSYTDEEADEEYRASFLRGISLGIEHELLDPRLGEFDLQLLAASLKPRRDDNFEYLGLQTLYDRYFLRHDGSCLEVPQSFWMRVAMGLTVEEEQREEKALDFYDLMSGLYYVPSTPTMFHSGTLRPQLSSCYLTTIKDDLDHIFKSLGQNAQLSKWSGGLGNDWSNIRATGAPINSTKVESQGVVPFLKIANDVTMAINRSGKRRGATCAYLETWHYDIEDFLDLRRNTGDERRRTHDMNTANWIPDLFMKRLVDEAEWTLFSPDEVSDLHELYGKKFEERYLEYEAMAERGEIRLFKKVQALDLWRKMLTMLFETGHPWMTFKDACNVRSPQDHVGVVHSSNLCTEITLNTSSEETAVCNLGSVNLARHVGADGVDRERLTKTVKTAMRMLDNVIDINFYPTQEARNSNLKHRPVGLGLMGFQDALYKMGVAFESPAALQLADETMELISYNAILGSSELAAERGAYPSYKGSKWDRGLFPLDTLDLLERERGVPVEASRGLSLDWTPVRESVRRNGMRNSNTMAIAPTATISNISGCFPCIEPIYKNIYVKANISGEFTVVNQYLVNELKELGLWDSDMLDQLKYCDGQVSLIDEVPAELKTKYKEAFEIDPIWCLKMSAARGKWIDQSQSHNVFVKGTSGKLLNDVYISAWKLGLKTTYYLRSLAASQIEKSTLDASTYGYTQKREYAAMEKASTVVAPSSVAATSATDEPQLCRIEDSECEACQ; from the coding sequence ATGGCGGCGATGAGAGTAGTCAAACGAACCGGAGAGATTGCGGATTTTGATGAGGAGCGGATCCGAACCGCGATTCTCAAGGCGGTCGAAGCACGCCGCGCCGAGTTGTCCCATCGCGAAGTGGATGAAGTGCTCGGGAGCGTCGTCGAAGACATCGACGGCCGATTCAACGAGTTCTATCCGAACGTCGAGAACGTCCAGGACATCGTCGAGAAACAGCTCGTTCTCAAGGGGCACTACGAGATTGCGAAGGCCTACATCCTGTATCGTGACCAGCGGAGCAAGGTTCGGGACCAGGCAAAGCGGCGAGCGATCGAAGACGCCCGTCTCGGCAAGCTGACGGTCGAGAAGCGTGACGGCCGCAAAGTCCTCTTCAACTTCAAGAGAATTGAAGAGACGATTCGGCGGCGGGCCGCCGACCGGATTGACGACATCGACACCGCCGCACTGGTGCGCGAGGTCATCAACAATGTATATGACCGCATTCCGACCTCGCAAATCGACCAGGCTTTGATCCTGGCCTCGGCCTCATTTATCGAGAAGGACCCTGCCTACAGCTTCCTGGCCGGCCGGTTGCTACTTCAGAAGCTCGGCAAGGAGGTGGTCGGGCGCTCCTACACCGACGAAGAGGCCGACGAGGAATACCGGGCGAGTTTTCTGAGGGGGATCAGCCTGGGCATCGAGCACGAGTTGCTCGATCCGCGGCTCGGCGAATTCGATCTTCAGCTCCTGGCCGCGAGTCTCAAGCCCCGGCGCGATGACAACTTCGAGTACCTCGGCCTTCAGACTCTCTACGATCGCTACTTTCTGCGCCATGACGGCAGCTGCTTGGAGGTGCCTCAGTCGTTCTGGATGCGGGTGGCTATGGGGCTGACGGTCGAAGAGGAGCAGCGCGAAGAGAAGGCGCTGGATTTCTATGACCTCATGTCGGGGCTCTACTACGTGCCTTCGACACCGACCATGTTTCACTCGGGCACACTGCGGCCGCAGTTGAGCTCGTGCTACCTCACGACGATCAAGGACGACCTCGACCACATCTTCAAGTCCCTCGGTCAGAACGCGCAGCTCTCCAAGTGGTCGGGTGGCCTGGGTAATGATTGGTCCAATATCAGGGCGACCGGCGCACCGATCAATAGCACCAAGGTCGAAAGCCAGGGTGTGGTTCCGTTTCTGAAGATCGCCAACGACGTCACCATGGCGATCAACCGAAGCGGCAAGCGCCGTGGTGCCACGTGCGCCTACCTCGAGACCTGGCACTATGACATCGAGGATTTCCTCGACCTGCGTCGTAACACCGGTGACGAGCGCCGGCGGACTCACGACATGAACACGGCCAACTGGATTCCCGATCTGTTCATGAAGCGGCTTGTCGACGAGGCCGAGTGGACTCTGTTCTCGCCGGACGAGGTCAGCGACCTACACGAGCTTTATGGCAAGAAGTTCGAGGAGCGCTATCTCGAATACGAGGCCATGGCAGAGAGAGGCGAGATCAGGCTGTTCAAGAAGGTCCAAGCGCTCGATCTCTGGCGCAAGATGCTGACCATGCTGTTCGAGACCGGGCACCCCTGGATGACCTTCAAGGACGCCTGCAACGTGCGCTCACCTCAGGACCACGTCGGGGTCGTACACAGCTCGAACCTTTGCACCGAGATAACACTCAACACGTCAAGCGAGGAGACCGCCGTCTGCAACCTGGGTTCGGTCAACCTGGCCCGTCACGTGGGCGCCGACGGCGTCGACCGCGAGCGCCTGACCAAGACCGTGAAGACCGCGATGCGCATGCTCGACAACGTCATTGACATCAACTTCTACCCGACCCAAGAGGCTCGAAACTCGAACCTAAAGCACCGTCCGGTGGGCCTCGGGTTGATGGGGTTCCAGGATGCGCTGTACAAGATGGGGGTCGCTTTCGAGTCTCCCGCGGCGCTCCAGCTGGCCGATGAGACCATGGAGCTGATCTCCTACAACGCGATCCTCGGCTCCTCGGAGCTGGCGGCAGAGCGGGGCGCGTACCCCTCGTACAAGGGCTCCAAGTGGGACCGTGGCCTGTTTCCTCTGGACACCCTCGACCTGCTCGAGAGGGAGCGCGGCGTGCCGGTCGAAGCGTCACGCGGCTTGAGCCTGGATTGGACGCCTGTTCGCGAGAGCGTTCGCCGCAACGGCATGCGCAACTCGAACACCATGGCGATCGCGCCGACCGCGACGATCTCGAACATTTCGGGCTGTTTTCCGTGCATCGAGCCGATCTACAAGAACATTTACGTCAAGGCCAACATCAGTGGCGAGTTCACGGTCGTTAACCAGTATTTGGTAAACGAACTGAAGGAGCTCGGGCTCTGGGACTCCGACATGCTCGACCAGCTCAAGTATTGCGACGGTCAGGTCTCTCTGATCGATGAGGTGCCCGCCGAGCTCAAGACCAAGTACAAGGAGGCTTTCGAGATCGATCCGATCTGGTGCCTCAAGATGAGCGCGGCTCGAGGCAAGTGGATCGATCAGAGTCAGTCCCACAACGTCTTCGTGAAAGGCACCTCCGGCAAGCTGCTCAATGACGTCTACATCTCCGCATGGAAGCTCGGCCTAAAGACCACCTACTACTTGAGATCTCTGGCCGCGAGCCAGATCGAAAAATCCACCCTCGATGCGTCGACCTACGGCTACACCCAGAAGCGTGAGTACGCTGCGATGGAGAAAGCCTCCACGGTGGTTGCGCCAAGTTCAGTGGCGGCGACTAGTGCGACCGATGAGCCGCAGCTCTGTCGGATCGAGGACTCCGAGTGCGAGGCTTGCCAGTAA
- a CDS encoding ABC transporter ATP-binding protein: protein MTSVASESAPVLEIRGLVVAYGNVPAVRGVDFALREGRIAALLGPSGCGKTTLLRSVAGFERPSAGTIRLAQRMVSGREVWTRPEDRQIGMVFQDGALFPHLTVVGNILYGIRGQANAKERVREVLAQVGLEGLGERFPDQLSGGQQQRVALARALAPRPQIIMLDEPFANLDASLRERVRQEVRSVLDSTGITAILVTHDQEEALSFADEVAVMVDGRILQVGTPEDVYHRPVSPEVANFLGSGHLIPCEVSAGRFRSSLGEATCKTTDGPGLVFLRPEDLNLVRWLQGEGAAGTVIERRFFGHDVLDTVRLASGETVEVRSLSSTTVPVGSPVHLTLRERTYRVFPLDAEA, encoded by the coding sequence ATGACCAGCGTCGCCAGCGAGTCGGCGCCGGTTCTCGAGATCCGCGGTTTGGTTGTCGCCTACGGCAACGTTCCTGCCGTTCGGGGCGTCGACTTCGCGCTTCGCGAAGGCCGGATCGCGGCACTCCTGGGTCCGAGCGGTTGCGGCAAAACGACGCTGCTGCGTTCGGTTGCCGGTTTCGAGAGACCGAGCGCGGGCACCATCCGCTTGGCCCAGAGGATGGTCTCGGGCCGGGAGGTGTGGACGAGGCCCGAGGATCGACAGATCGGCATGGTGTTTCAGGATGGAGCCCTGTTCCCGCACCTGACGGTCGTCGGAAACATCCTCTACGGGATTCGCGGCCAGGCGAACGCCAAGGAGCGTGTGCGCGAGGTTCTCGCCCAGGTCGGCCTCGAAGGTCTGGGCGAGCGTTTTCCGGACCAGCTTTCGGGTGGCCAGCAGCAGCGGGTCGCTCTCGCCCGAGCGCTGGCGCCGCGACCTCAGATCATCATGCTCGACGAGCCTTTCGCAAATCTCGATGCTTCGCTGCGCGAGCGGGTGAGACAGGAAGTCCGGTCGGTGCTCGATTCGACGGGGATCACGGCCATCCTGGTAACGCACGATCAAGAGGAAGCGCTCAGCTTCGCCGACGAGGTCGCCGTGATGGTGGACGGGAGGATCCTGCAGGTGGGCACCCCCGAAGATGTCTACCACCGGCCGGTCTCGCCCGAGGTCGCGAACTTCCTGGGTTCGGGGCACCTGATCCCTTGCGAGGTGTCAGCCGGCAGGTTTCGCTCGAGTCTGGGCGAAGCGACCTGCAAGACAACGGACGGCCCCGGGCTCGTCTTTCTGCGGCCTGAAGACTTGAACCTGGTTCGCTGGCTGCAGGGAGAGGGCGCAGCGGGCACGGTGATCGAGCGTCGCTTTTTCGGACACGATGTGCTCGACACCGTTCGGTTGGCGAGCGGAGAGACCGTCGAAGTCAGGTCTCTATCATCGACGACGGTGCCCGTAGGAAGCCCGGTTCACTTGACGCTTCGGGAGCGAACCTACCGGGTCTTTCCGCTCGACGCCGAAGCCTAA
- a CDS encoding iron ABC transporter permease, with the protein MSAAPWHKASPALLWTALAASATAVAVNLPLAYIFVRAADAGWSRYAQIVFSQQTVALLTRTLMLVGGVLGLAVPLAVALAWLVTRTDLPGRRVWAVLASLPLVLPSYVAAFAWVSIWGPKGFVQKALAPHGIDALPSWAYGYSGAWLVLALFTYPYVYLLVVAGLCNVDPATEEAARSLGRRPWAVFATVVLPQLKPALYSGSLLIALYTLSDFGAVSIVRYNTFTLSIYNAYRGLFDRTVAASLATVLVLLTVGLIIVETRLSANLRSSRTRPSRPPEQVPLGRWRLPATLAVLLLAAVNLLAPLAVVVHWAVKALRLGNPLGAAGEATLRSLGVAALAAVAAVVLSLPASIWAMRHGGRLARLALGMTYSGYALPGLVIALSLVFFATRLAPPLYQTVWLLLVAYVVRFLPEAVSATRASLRALAPVFEEAARSLGGGSWTVLRTVTLPLIRPGLLAGAGLVFLTTMKELPATLILRPTGFETLATRVWTAASEGIYSQAALPALVLVGASAIPVYFLIVRPVLSERPR; encoded by the coding sequence GTGTCGGCCGCACCGTGGCACAAGGCGTCGCCGGCGCTTCTTTGGACCGCTCTCGCGGCCTCGGCAACGGCTGTCGCCGTCAACCTGCCGCTGGCCTACATTTTCGTGCGCGCTGCCGACGCTGGTTGGTCTCGCTACGCGCAGATTGTTTTTTCGCAGCAGACCGTGGCTCTTCTGACTCGCACACTCATGCTTGTCGGAGGCGTCCTGGGTCTGGCGGTTCCGCTGGCCGTGGCGCTTGCCTGGCTGGTGACGCGAACGGACCTTCCGGGGCGTCGCGTGTGGGCGGTGCTGGCATCGCTACCGTTGGTTCTTCCTTCCTACGTCGCCGCCTTTGCCTGGGTGTCGATCTGGGGGCCCAAGGGTTTCGTGCAAAAAGCCCTCGCTCCCCATGGAATCGATGCGCTACCTTCCTGGGCTTACGGCTATTCCGGGGCCTGGTTGGTGCTTGCCCTGTTCACCTATCCCTACGTCTATTTGCTGGTGGTGGCCGGGCTTTGCAACGTGGACCCCGCCACCGAGGAGGCGGCGCGAAGTCTGGGCAGAAGACCCTGGGCGGTATTTGCGACCGTCGTTCTACCCCAGCTCAAGCCGGCTCTGTATTCCGGCTCCCTCCTGATAGCGCTTTACACCCTGAGCGATTTCGGCGCGGTCTCGATCGTCAGGTACAACACGTTCACTCTGTCGATCTACAACGCCTATCGTGGATTGTTCGATCGCACCGTGGCCGCCTCGCTGGCGACGGTCCTCGTGCTGCTGACGGTAGGGCTGATCATCGTCGAGACTCGGCTTTCGGCGAATCTGCGCAGCTCACGGACGAGGCCGTCGCGTCCTCCGGAGCAGGTGCCACTGGGACGCTGGCGCCTGCCCGCCACCCTCGCGGTTCTGTTGCTCGCGGCGGTGAATCTGCTCGCCCCCTTGGCCGTTGTCGTGCATTGGGCAGTCAAAGCCCTGCGGCTTGGTAACCCGCTCGGAGCGGCCGGCGAGGCGACGCTCCGTTCGCTGGGCGTTGCCGCGTTGGCGGCTGTCGCCGCCGTGGTCCTTTCGCTTCCGGCCTCGATCTGGGCGATGCGCCACGGTGGGCGCCTGGCCCGCCTCGCGCTCGGGATGACCTACAGCGGCTACGCCCTTCCGGGGCTGGTCATCGCGCTCTCGCTGGTTTTCTTTGCGACGCGGCTGGCGCCGCCTCTCTACCAGACCGTATGGCTGCTGCTTGTGGCCTATGTAGTTCGCTTCCTTCCCGAAGCGGTCTCTGCGACTCGGGCGTCACTGCGGGCGCTCGCCCCGGTCTTCGAGGAGGCCGCGAGGTCGCTGGGTGGTGGCTCCTGGACGGTACTGCGTACGGTAACGCTTCCGTTGATCCGGCCGGGTCTGTTGGCGGGCGCGGGGCTGGTGTTTCTGACCACCATGAAGGAGCTGCCGGCAACCCTGATTCTGCGTCCCACTGGTTTCGAGACTCTGGCGACGCGTGTGTGGACCGCGGCCTCCGAGGGCATTTACTCCCAGGCCGCGCTTCCGGCGCTGGTCCTGGTTGGGGCTTCGGCGATACCGGTCTACTTTCTGATCGTTCGCCCGGTGCTCTCGGAGCGCCCAAGATGA
- a CDS encoding extracellular solute-binding protein, protein MSRVAGVVRAVAWVLLVTWLGCAPAAEEAELRDGAPSERSLVVYSGRSESLVGPLLEAAERETGLRIEVRYGGTSELAATILEEGHNSPADLFFSQDAAALGALSRAGRLKVLARELLDSVAPEFRSNRDDWVGLSGRARTLVYEPSRIAEDELPRSLEAIGSKKYRGRFGLAPTNGSFQAHMAVYRAVNGAEALDALLTSLASNDPQAFPKNSAIVEGVIAGEIDFGLVNHYYLWRARKEDPTVTALNYFVPEGEASSFVNVAGVGVLSDASEAHALVEYLLSAPAQDYFARETYEYPLIDSVAPSVDLVPLSEVRAPGVDFAEVSAVFEETLGAIDRSGLIR, encoded by the coding sequence ATGTCGCGCGTTGCCGGAGTTGTCAGAGCAGTGGCTTGGGTGCTGCTCGTGACCTGGCTTGGATGCGCGCCGGCCGCCGAAGAGGCCGAGCTTCGCGATGGCGCCCCGAGCGAGCGCAGTCTGGTCGTCTACTCGGGCCGAAGTGAGTCACTCGTCGGGCCGTTGCTCGAAGCAGCCGAGCGGGAGACTGGGCTTCGGATCGAGGTGCGCTACGGCGGTACCTCCGAGCTGGCCGCGACGATTCTCGAGGAGGGCCATAACTCGCCGGCGGATCTGTTTTTCTCACAGGACGCGGCGGCCCTGGGGGCGCTTTCGCGCGCAGGGCGCCTGAAGGTCCTGGCGCGCGAGCTGCTCGATTCCGTTGCACCCGAGTTTCGGTCGAATCGAGACGACTGGGTGGGCCTTTCGGGGCGAGCCCGCACGCTCGTCTATGAGCCCTCGCGGATCGCCGAAGACGAGCTACCCCGGTCGCTCGAAGCGATCGGCTCGAAGAAGTATCGCGGCCGGTTCGGGCTGGCTCCGACCAATGGCTCGTTCCAGGCACACATGGCGGTCTACCGGGCGGTGAACGGCGCCGAGGCACTCGATGCACTGCTCACGTCCCTGGCCTCGAACGACCCCCAAGCGTTCCCCAAGAACAGCGCCATTGTCGAGGGCGTAATAGCGGGAGAGATCGATTTCGGCTTGGTCAATCACTACTACCTGTGGCGGGCCCGGAAGGAAGATCCAACGGTGACCGCTCTCAATTACTTCGTTCCTGAGGGAGAGGCCTCGAGCTTCGTCAACGTCGCGGGCGTAGGAGTGCTCTCCGACGCGTCCGAAGCTCACGCGCTGGTCGAGTATCTGCTCTCGGCGCCGGCTCAGGATTACTTCGCTCGGGAAACCTACGAATATCCGCTGATCGACTCGGTCGCTCCCTCGGTCGACCTGGTGCCCCTTTCCGAGGTCCGCGCTCCAGGGGTCGACTTCGCCGAAGTCTCGGCGGTCTTCGAGGAGACGCTCGGCGCGATTGATCGCAGCGGCTTGATTCGCTGA